The stretch of DNA TATGAAGCGTAGAGTGATGATTATAACCCTGGCGTTGGTGGTGGCCCTGTGTTCCTCGGCCCTGGCGGGACCGAAGGTCCTCAAACTGGCCCATCTGAACCCTCAGCAGCCCTTCGAGAACGCCACTGGAGCCATGGCGGCTGTGTTCAAGAGCATGGTCGAGGCCGGAACCAACGGTTCGGTTCAGGTGAAGGTCTTCCCCGCCGGACAGCTCGGCAACGAGAGAGAGACGATGGAGCAGGTCAAGGTCGGAGTGGTCCAGAGCTACATAGCCTCCGCCGGAGGAATGGCTCCCTTCTATCCACTTTACGGCGTCCTGGACATCCCCTTCGCCGTTCCTAATTACGCGGTGGCCTGGAAGGTCTTCGACGGTTCCTTCGGTGAATATCTGAAGGAGGATATCAAAAAGGTAACCGGCTTCAAGGTCCTCGGTTTCGGCGAGGCGGGAGGCTTCTTCCAGCTCTCCAACAGCGTTCGCCCCATAAAGACCGTGGAGGACATGAAGGGCCTCAAGATGCGCACCATGACCCTTCCCACCCATCAGAATCTCATGAAAACCTACGGGGCCGCCGCTACCCCCATAGCCTGGGCCGAGGTCTACACGGCGCTCCAGACCGGCGTGGCCGACGGACAACACAACCCCCTTCCCATAGTCCTTCTGGGGAAGCTATTCGAGGTTCAGAAGTACCTCACCCTGACCAATCATATATACAGCACCTACTGCTGGATAATGAACGACGAGTTCTGGGACGGCCTCAGCGACCAGGAGAAGGAGGTAGTCAACTCCTCCGCGATAACCGCCATAGTGGCCGGGCGGGGCCTAAACCGGATTATCGAGGGATCCGACAGAGGACTTCCCACCATCATAGAGAAGGGCATGGAGGTCAATACCCCGACTCCGGAGGCCATGGAACAGTTCCGCGAGATGGGCAAGGACTCGGCAATGGTGTTCATAAAGGAGAACTTCGGCGATAAGGGCGTGGAGATAGCGGATCTCTATCTCGAGGCCATAGACGACGCAGTGGACGAGCTGGAAGACGATTAGTCTTTCCGGACAGGTCCATGACGAAGGATAGAAAAAGCGCGGGCCGGGGAGTTTTCTCCCTGGCCGAGCGCCTCGGAAACGGTCTGGAGAGGTTCCTGGAGGTCCCGGTACTGATACTGTCGATCGTCATGACCGCATCGGTGCTCGCCGGGGTCTTCTTCCGATACGTCCTTCGATCCCCACTGGGATGGAGCGAGGAGCTCTCCCGTTACATAATGATATGGATGGCCCTGCTGTCGGTGGCCCTTTGCATATGGAGGCAGGAGCACGTGGGAGTGACCATGTTCATAAAAAAACTTCCCCGGCTTCTGGCCAAGACCCTGGTCTTCGCCTCCAACGGACTGGTCATGTTCTTCCTCTACATACTTCTGGCCTATGGGCTCAAGATGGCCGAGAGGGGGAAGTCCCAGATAGCCACCGGATTGGGGACCACCATGGAATGGTGGCTCATGGCGGTGCCTGTCAGCGCCGGTATCTGCATGGTCATGCTGGCCTGCAAGATGGTGCTGGACGTCAGGCGCAGGGATCTGGACGAGATCCTGATGTCGGAGGAGCTGGTGGACGCGGTCAAGAGAGAGGAAGGACTGGACTTTTAGCAGTGAACGGGGGGATTTTATATGACCGGATTCCTTAGCGCCTCCTTCGCCATACTGATAGCGGTGGGGATGCCCATAGGGTTCGTCCTGGGAGTGGCGGGACTTCTCGGTATGGTCAAGATGGGCGGTGGAGCCGTCTTGAACCTGGTGCCTCAGAGGTACTTCGCAGGGGTGGACATGTTCACACTGATGGCCATGCCCTTCTTCATATTGGCGGGAGAGATCATGAACAAGACCGGCATCACCCAGAGGCTGGTCAAGTTCAGCAACATACTGGTGGGACATCTCCAGGGAGGACTGGCCCACGCCAACATAGTGGCTTCAATCTTCTTCGCGGGTATAACCGGAGCGGCGGTCAGCGACACCGCCGCCATAGGATCCATGCTGATACCGGCCATGGTGGACGAGGGATACGACAAGGACTTCTCGGCGGCCATAACCGCCGCGTCCTCCATAATCGGCCCCACCATACCGCCGTCGAACATAATGGTGATCTACGGGGCCTTCATGCAGGTATCCATAGCGGGGCTCTTCATGACAGGGCTCGTCCCGGGGCTGCTGCTAGGGGTGGCCCTCATGATAATGACAGCCAGGATATCCAAGAAGAGGGGATATCCTGTCGGAGAGAGAAGAGCCACGGTAAAGGAGATGCTGGTCGGACTGAAGGACGCCATAGTGGCCCTTCTGATGCCCCTGATAATACTGGGGGGAATCCTCTCCGGAATGTTCACCCCCACCGAGGCGGCCGCCGTAGCGGTGGCCTACGCCATGGTGCTCGGTTTCTTCGTCTACAGAAACCTCACCTTGAGGGACATGGTTCCCCTGTTTCTCAAGATGGCCAGGACCACCGGGGTGGTCTTTCTGGTCATAGCCGCCGCGTCCATTTTGGGATGGGTGCTCACCATAGAGCAGATCCCGGAGAAGGTCGCCACCTTCATGTTGAGCATAAGCGACAACCGCTACGTCATCATGGGGTTCATTCTGATCATGCTCCTGGTGGTGGGTATGTTCATGGACATAGCGGCGGCTCTCATAATACTGGGTCCCATCCTTCACCCTCTGGCGGTGCAGCTGGGATATCATCCGCTTCACTTCGGGATCATCATGGTCCTGGCTCTCAACATAGCCCTGATGACCCCGCCGGTAGGGGCCTGTCTCTTCGTGGCCTGCGGCATAAGCAAGCTTACCCTGGAGCAGATAAGCCGGGAGATACTGCCCTTCATACTGGTGGAGCTGGCGGTTCTTTTGCTTATAACCTTCGTTCCGGCCATACCTCTGGCCCTTCCGGGAGCCATGGGGCTGCTGGGTCGGTGAACGGGAATATTCCTTACATAAAATAAAAAAATCGAAAGCGAGGCGTTATTTCGTGAAGATCCCTTTTGATCAGGTGGTGGCGAAGGCGGAGGAGTACAAGGACGATATGACCCGTTTCCTCAGGGACATGATAGCCCTGCCCAGCGAGAGCTGCGGCGAGGAGGCCGTCATAAAGAGGATCAAGGAGGAGATGGAGAAGGTCGGTTTCGACAGAGTGGAGATAGATCCCATGGGCAACGTCCTGGGATACCTGGGACGGGGCGAGCACCTGATAGCCATGGACGCCCACATCGACACGGTCGGCATAGGGGAGATAAAGAACTGGAAGTTCGATCCCTATAAGGGAATGGAGGAAGGCGACGTCATAGGAGGCCGGGGAGCCAGCGACCAGGAGGGCGGAATGGCCGCCATGGTCTACGCCGGAAAGATAATAAAGGACCTGGGACTCGAAGACGACTACACCCTTCTCGTCACAGGGACGGTCCAGGAGGAGGACTGCGACGGCCTCTGCTGGCAGTACATCATAGAGGAGGACGGAATACATCCCGAGTTCGTAGTCAGCACCGAGCCCACAGACTGCCGGATCTACCGGGGCCAGAGGGGAAGGATGGAGATAAAGGTAGAGACCGGAGGCATAAGCTGTCACGGCTCCGCCCCGGAGAGAGGGGAGAACGCCATATACAAGATGGCCCCTATCGTCATGGAGCTTAGAGCCCTCCACGAGAACCTGAAGGACGACGACTTCCTGGGCAAGGGCAGCCTGACCATATCCCAGATATTCCACAAATCCCCCTCCCGGTGCGCCGTGGCGGACGGATGCACCATATCCATAGACCGCCGTCTGACCTGGGGCGAGACCTGGGAGGGAGCCCTTCAGGAGGTCAGAAACCTTCCGGCCGTCAAGGAGGCCGAGGCGGAGGTGTCTCTCTACACCTACGAGAGACCTTCCTGGACCGGCCTGGTATACCCGACCGACTGCTACTTCCCCGCCTGGAAGCTGGAGGAGGAGCACCCGGCCTGTAGGACCCTGGTGGACGGCTACAGAATGCTGTTCGACCGGGAACCCGTCGTGGACAAGTGGACCTTCTCCACCAACGGCGTCTCCATAATGGGCCGCCACGGCATACCGGTCATAGGCTTCGGACCAGGCAAGGAAGAGGAAGCCCACGCCCCCAACGAGAAGACCTGGAAAAGCCACCTGGTGACCTGCGCCGCCATGTACGCCGTCATCCCGGGAATCTACGTGGACGAACACTGCGATTAAAACGAAAGGGGAACTTTACGGATGAACACGATATTTAGAGGCAAGGACTTCATCACGCTGGAGGAATGGACCAAGGAGGAGATAGACACCCTCCTGGAGGTATCCAAGGACCTGAAAAAGGACTTCGCCATGGGCAAGACGACCCCCTATCTGCCATATCAGACCGTCTTCCTCATGTTCTTCGAGCAGTCCACCAGGACCAGGAACTCCATGGAGGCGGGGATAACCCAGCTCGGCGGACACGCCCATTTCCTGGACACCAGCACCATGCAGGTATCCCACGGAGAGGTCGCCAAGGACACGGCGGTCATCCTATCCCGTATGGGCCACGCCATAGCCTGCCGCAACTGCTTCTGGGGAATAGGAAACGCCTATCTGAGGGACATGGCCAAGTATTCCTCCGCTCCTATCCTCAACCTCCAGGACGACCTGTTCCATCCCATGCAGGGACTGGCGGACCTGTTGACCATACAGGAGAAGAGGGGCAGCGACGTCAAAAACCTCAAGGTCTCCATCATCTGGGCCTACGCCACAACCCACAAGAAGCCCATCTCCGTGCCTCTGACCCAGAGCCTTCTGTTCCCTCGATACGGCATGGACGTCACCCTGGCCTATCCCGAGGGCTACGACCTTCCCGACTGGGTCGTCGAGCAGGCCAAGAAGCACGCCGAGAGCACCGGCGGATCCTTCAGGATAACCCACGACCAGGAGGAGGCCTACAAGGACGCCGACGTGGTCTTCCCCAAAAACTGGGGCTCCTGGTTCAAGAACCCAAGCACCGAGGTGGTAGACGCCGGTCTGGAGGCCAACAAGGGCTGGAAGTGCACCGAGGAGCGTTTCGCCCTGGCGAACAAGGACTGCCTCTACATGCACGCCCTTCCGGCGGACCGGCAGAACGAGGTGGACGCCTCCATCATAGACGGCCCCAACTCGGCCATCTACGACGAGGCGGAGAACCGCCTTCACACGGCAAAATCGGTCATGGCTCTCACCATGGGAGGCAGAGGCCGCCAGTAGACTCTTCGGATTTCTACGCAGTTCCCCGGGGGAGACGGATTTCATCCGCCTCCCTTCGGGCTTTTCCTATGGAAGGGAGGTGTCGCCCGGGGTCGGATAGATAGCAGCACCATCTAGAGCGTGAGGTAGACCATTATCGAACCGTAAAAGGAGGGAGATCCATGAGATTCACCGAAAAGTGCGCCGTATTCTTCATGGCGGTCTGTATAGCCCTGGCCGCTGTAGCCCCTGCTATGGCGGAGGCCAAGGCCCCGAAAGACCACAAAATAGTACTGATACTGCCGGGCCCCATAAACGACCAGAGCTGGAACGCCACCAACTACGCCGGACTGGTGGCCTGCAACGAAGAGCTCGGAACGGCCATGGAGTACGTCGAGAACGTCCAGGCCAGCGATTACGAGTCCACCTTCAGAAACTACGCCGAGAGAGGCTACGACCTCATAATGGCAGCCGGAACCCAGTTCGACGAGGCCGCCAACAGGGTGGCTGCCAAATACCCCGACAGCGTCTTCTGCGTCGTGAACGGCCTAGTGTCCCAGGGGCCGAACGTCCGTCCCGTCCTGCCCAAGGAATACGAGGCCAGCTACCTGGCCGGGATAATAGCCGGATTCACCACCGAGACGGGCAAGGTAGGAATGGTCGGAGGCTTCCCGAACAAGCTGATGGTCCGTCTGATGAACACCTACGAGTACGGCGTCCGCATCGGGTCTCCCGAGGCCAAGGCCAACAGGGCCTACTCCAATTCCTGGAGCGACGTCGCTCTGGGCAAGCAGATGGCCACCTCCATGATAGACAAGGGAGCGGACGTCCTCTTCTTCTACGCCAACCAGGTGGGCCTCGGAGCCATCCAGGCCGCCAAGGAAAAGGGAGTCAAGTTCGTCGGCTTTGCCAGCAACCAGAACGACATAGCCAAGGGCACCGTCGTGGCCAGCGTCTACTTCGACTTTGCCGACATGTATAAATGGACCCTTGGAAAATTCATGGACGGAACACTGGCCCCCGAGGTAAACCAGGCGGGTATAGCCGAAGGCATAGTCAAGGTGGCCTACTCGGACCAGGTTCCGGACGAGGTGAGGGCTCAGGTCGAGAAGGCCGAAAAGGCCATAACCTCCGGAAACCTCCTCTATTTCGCCTCCGAGTTCCCCGAGTCGCTGAAATAGTGTAAAGACGCCGGGCGGAGATCGCTCTTCGCCCGGCATTTCAGGTGGAGGAGGTGTCCGCGATGCCCGCGGTTGAGCTCAGGGGAATAACGAAATACTTTCCCGGCACGGTGGCGAACGACGGCGTGGACCTGAAGGTCCCGGCGGGAAAGGTCGTCGCCCTGTTGGGGGAAAACGGAGCAGGAAAGACCACCTTGATGAGGATCCTCTACGGAATGTACCGTCCCGACGGCGGGGAGATAGCCGTGGACGGCCAGGTGGTCCATATAGATTCCCCTCAGGACGCCATGGCCCTGGGGATAGGCATGATTCACCAGCACTTCAGTCTGGTGCCGGTCCACACCGTGGCGGAGAACGTGGTGTTGGGTCTGGGATCTCCCATGTCGGGACTGGACCTCGGCAGGATATCTCGGGAGCTGGAGGAACTGGGAGGGAAATACGGCCTGGAGGTGGATCCGGACGCACTGGTGAGACAGCTTCCGGTCGGAATGCAGCAGAGGGTGGAGATAGTGAAGGCCCTCTATCGAAAGGCGAAAATACTGATCATGGACGAGCCCACGGCTGTGCTGACCCCTCAGGAGACCGAGCACCTCTTCGGTTTCGTCAGGGAGTTCACCTCCATGGGAAACTCGGTGATCTTCATAACCCATAAACTCGGAGAGGTCATGGCCATAGCCGACTCGGTCACTGTCATGAGGGACGGAAAACTGGTCGGGACGGTATCTCCCTCCGATTCCACCGAGATGGACCTGGCCAGGATGATGGTCGGGCGGGATCTGGAACTCCTCTCCGGCGACAGAGACGAGACCACCGGCGGTCCCCGTCTGGAGGTTTTTGAACTGGCGGTAAAGGACGATCGGGGGGCCGCGGCCCTGGACGGACTGTCCTTGACCGTCAGAGAGGGGGAGATCTTCGGAATAGCAGGGGTCAGCGGAAACGGACAGCAGGAGCTGGCCGAGACCATCTGCGGCCTCAGAGAGGCAGTCTCGGGAAAGATCGTCCTCGATGGCCTGGACGTCACCGGTCTTCCGGCCTCCCGGATGATAGACCTGGGAGTGGGCTACATCCCGGCGGACAGACACAGAGACGGACTGGTGCTGGACATGACGGTGGAGGAAAACCTGATGCTCAAGGGAAGCTCCTCTTTCGATCTGTCACGAAAAGGTATCCTCCGGCTGGACAGAATATCCGAGATGGCCGGGGAGATGATCCGACGGTTCTCCGTAAAGACCCCCTCTCCGGTCACCAAAGCCAAGGCCCTCTCCGGAGGAAACCAGCAGAAGGTGGTCATAGCCAGGGAGATAGAGGTCGGATCCCGGCTTCTCGTGGCGGTTCAGCCCACAAGGGGACTGGACCTCGGAGCGGCGGAATACGTCCACTCCACCCTCATGGAGGAGAGGGCCAAGGGAAAGGCCATACTGCTTCTCTCGACGGAACTCTCCGAGGTGCTCAAGCTCTCGGACCGCATAGGGGTCATATATCGTGGCAGGCTTCTGGATATATTCGACAGAGGCCGCTTCGACGTGGATCGTATCGGCCTCCTTATGGCAGGCATAGAGGAGGTGCGCCATGGCTGATATGAAGTCCACCGAGAGAAAGGGAGCCGGAGCGGTTTTGTGGCCTCTCTTCTCCGTGTTCATGGGGCTTGCTGCCAGCGGCTTAATGATGACCCTTCTTGGGGCGGACCCGATAGAGGTCTACCGCAGGATCTTTGCCATGGCCTTTCGAGACGGATACAACGTGGCGGACATATTCGCCAAGGCCACCCCTCTCATACTCACGGGGCTGGCCTTCGGATTCGCCTTCAGGGCCAACCTCTTCAACATAGGGGCTCAGGGGCAGTTCTACCTGGGCTGCGTCGCCTCGGTCTGGTGCGCTCTCAGGCTGGGACACCTGTCTCCGTGGCTGGTGCTGCCTCTGTGCGTGCTCCTGGCGGCGGCGGCCGGAGGAGCCTGGGCCTCTCTGGTGGGATTCGCCAAGGCCAGATTCAACTCCAGCGAATTTCTCATAAGCATGATGTCCACCTACGTCGCTCTGGCTCTGATGAACTTTCTCCTCCGAGGTCCCCTGAGGGAGGCCAAGGGAGAGTATCCCCAGACCGACGTCATATCCGAGGGAAGCTGGATACCTCAGCTGATCCCCCACACCAGACTCCACTGGGGATTCGTTCTGGCCCTGGCAGCGGCGGCCCTCGCCTGGTTCCTGCTGTGGAGGACCTCTCTGGGCTACAGGATAAGGGCGGTCGGCATGAACAGAGACGCGGCCCGTTACGCCGGAATGGACTCGGGAAAGATCTTCGTTATAGTCTTCGCCGTGAGCGGTGCCTTCGCCGGTCTGGCCGGATTCACCGAGGTCAACGGCATACAGCACATGCTGGTGCAGGGATTCAGCCCCATGGTGGGAGCGGAGGGAATAGGCATAGCCATACTTGGTAACGCCCATCCCCTGGGCATCGTGCTGGCGGCGATACTCTTCGGAGCCCTTCAGGTAGGGGGAAACCTGGCGGTCCAGACCTCCGGGGTCCCCGCCAGTATCGTAGGGATAATGGAGGGATTCGTCATGCTCTTCGTCATACTCTCCTACGCTCTCCAGATAAGGCTGGCCTCCGCCAGGAGCAAGAAAAAAGCCAGAGAGGAAGGTGACCGACGATGATTACCGGACTGCTGGCCGGAGCCCTCCAGATGAGCACCCCCCTGATGATGGGAGCCCTGGCGGAGGTCTACGCCGAGAGGACCGGGGTCATGATAATCGCCATAGAGGGGATCTTCCTCCTGGGAGCCTGGGGAGGTTTCGTGGCCGCATATTCGACCGGAAGCATGATGCTCGGTCTGCTGGCCGCCATGGCTATAGGGACGGCCACGGCCCTGGTCTACGGGATCTTCACGGTAAAGCTCAAACAGCATCAGATAGTAACGGGCACGGCGATAAACATCTTCGCCGCCGGACTGGGCATATTCCTCTACAGGGTCTTCTTCGGAGTTCCCCTTCTTCCCCTTACGGTGGATCCCCTCGAGAGGATAGCCGTACCGGGACTGTCGTCCATACCGGTTATAGGTGAGGCCCTGTTCCATCAAAACGCCCTCACCTATCTGGCCTGGGCCCTCATCCCCGTCGGCTATTGGATACTCTATAAAACCCAGCTCGGGCTGATACTGCGTTCAACCGGTGAAAACCCCGAGGCAGTGGACGCCGCCGGAATAAAGGTGGAGACGGTACGTCTCGGCGCGGTATTGGCCGCAGGCGCATTGGACGGCCTGGCTGGGGCGTTCTACTCGCTGGGATTTCTGGGCATGTACACCAACGACATAATCGGCGGTCGAGGATGGATAGCCTTCGCCATATGTTTCCTGGGAAACTGGAACCCCATGGGGGTCCTGGTGGGAGCTCTGGTGTTCGGACTTGCCGACGCCATGGCCATCCAGCTTCAGACCTCCGGCGTAACCCTTATACCGAACGAGTTTCTAATAGCCATGCCCTACATACTGACCATAGTGGCCACGGTAGCCAGAAAACGGTTCAACGTCCCCGCAACATTGGGGGTTCCCTACGAGAAGGAGCGGCGGTAGTAAAAATCGAAAAAAACATAAACTCGATCTCCCATGGAGGTGATTTTTAGTGTATGATCTAGTGGTGCGAAACGGCAGGATGGTTATCCCGGAAGGGCTATCCTACTGCGATTTAGCGGTGGATGAAGGTGTAATCGTCGCCGTTGGTTCTAAACTAAAGGGCAGAAAAGAACTGAACGCCGACGGTCTTTTGGTTTTACCGGGAGTGGTGGACGCCCACGTCCATATGGCTCTTCCGGTAAGGGGAGACCGGTCCAGCGATGACTTTCTGTCCGGCAGCATGGCGGCGGCGGCGGGGGGAGTTACCTCCATGGTCGACTTCACCGTTGGAAGCCCCCGGACCGATCTGGTTCAGGATATAGACGCCAGGCTGGAGACGGCGGAGCCGTCGGTGATAGACTACGGCTTCCACTGCGAGATGGTCGGATGGACTCCCGGCAGGGAAAACGAGATACCCTCGGCGGTCGAAAAAGGCGTTACCAGCTTCAAGTTCTTCACCGCCTACGGCGACTCGGGACGCCGGTCCGACAGCGGAGCTCTCTATCGCTGTTTCTCCAAAATAGCCGAGACCGGAGCCGTGGCGGTGGTCCACGCCGAGGACGACGACCTCATAAGATCCCTGACGGCCGAGCTTTCCGACGACGAGAAATCGTCCATGACGGCCCTGGCCAGGACCAGACCGGATATCTGCGAGGGAGCCGCCATAGATCAGGCGGCATTCTACGGCGAGGTGACGGGAGCCTCGGTCCACGTGGTGCACGTCAGCTCCGCTCTGGGGGCTTCCAGAATAGAGGCGGCCCGAATGAGAGGGCTCGACATCACCGCCGAGACCTGTCCCCAGTATCTCTACCTCACCGACCAGGTCTACCGGAGAGAAGACGGCCACCTCTACTCGGCCAGTCCGGCCCTGAGAGGCGAGGACGACGGCGAATACCTCTGGGGTTGTCTGGGATACGGCGCTCTGGACTTCGTCGCCACCGATCACTGTCCCTTCACGTCGGAGCAGAAGGCCTGGAAGGGATCCTTCTCCGACCTACCCTACGGACTTCCCGGGGTGGAAACGTCCCTTCCCCTGATCTACTCGGGAGGGGTGGCGACGGGGCGGATCCCTCTGGAGACGCTTCCGGTCATCATGTCCCAGGCTCCGGCGGAGAGATACGGATTGAAGAACAAGGGCAGGCTGGCTCCCGGTTACGACGGCGATCTGGTTCTGTTCGACCCAGAGGCCCGGTGGACGGCGAGGGCCGAGGATCTGCACATGAAGGTGGACTTCTCCCCCTACGAGGGGATGGAGATACAGGGTCGGGTGATTACCACCGTGGCCCGGGGAGAGATTATCTACTCGGAAGGGCGGCATCTCTGCGAGCCCGGACGGGGTAAATACCTCTTCCGAAATACGAGAGACTAATTTGAACGGGAGGATATAACATGAGTAAAAGAGTTGTCGTGGCGTTGGGCGGAAACGCGATCCTTCAGAGAGGGCAGAAGGGAACGGAAGCGGATCAGAGGGAGAACGTCCGCAAGACGGTGGCACAGATAGTCAAGATGATAGAGGCGGGCTACGAGGTGGTACTGACCCACGGCAACGGACCTCAGGTCGGAGCCATACTGATCCAGAACGAGGCGGGCAGGGGCAGCGTGCCGGCCATGCCGATGGACGTGTGCGGAGCCGAGAGCCAGGGGTTCATAGGCTACATGTTCGTTCAGGAGTTCAAGAAGGCCCTGATAGCTCACGGCCTGGATAAAGAGCCGATCTGCATAGTGACCCAGGTGGAGGTGTCCTCGGAGGATCCCGCCTTCGCGAACCCGACCAAGCCGGTTGGCCCCTTCTACGACGAGGCCACGGCCAAGGCCCGGATCGAGTCGTCCGGAGAGAGCTGGATAGAGGACGCCGGAAGGGGATGGAGAAGGGTAGTCCCCTCGCCTAAGCCCATCAACATAGTGGAGCGCAAGGCGGTCAGAGAGCTTGCCGACAACGGCTACGTCGTGGTGGCCTCCGGCGGAGGCGGCATTCCCGTGGTGAAGAGCTCCGATGGCAGCTACGGCGGAGTAGAGGCGGTCATAGACAAGGACCTGGCGGGAGAGCTTCTCGCCCAGCAGGTGGACGCGGACCTCTTCATGATCCTGACCGACGTACCCAAGGTGGCCCTCCGTTACGGAACCCCCGATGAGGAATGGCTCGGCAAGGTGACCATAGACGAGATGAAGGTCTACCAGTCTGAGGGACACTTCAAGGCCGGATCGATGGGCCCCAAGGTATCCGCCGCCATGGCCTTCGTGATGAACGGAGGATCCCGTGCGGTAATAGCCAGCCTGGACCAGGCCCTGGAGGCTCTGGAAGGCACCGAGGGAACCCAGATAGTCAAGAACTGATCCAAGCTCAACGTAAAATAGAATCTCAACATAGAGGCCGACGTCCTTCAGGACGTCGGCCTCTATGTGTTTCGAAGATATCTCGATCGGTGTGACGACCGAGGGAGCTTTCAGCCTGGGAATGTAGGTTAGTAAAGATCAGCTTCTATGTACTCTAATAATGGTCGATAAAGTTTGTTTTTAGTTAATCGAGTCGGGGGTTAGATGTTTCTCGAGAGCCTAGCGGGACCTGTCAAACGAGATGTCGCAAAAAGATCGAATTGGAATGACTCAGTCTCTGCGCTTTTCCTGGGGCTCTTTCTCCGGATTCAGATAGACCGTCTCCTCGATGGAGCAGTTTCTTCTCGGTCTGTTTCTCCATCTGTCCGGGTGTTTTCTCTTGGCTTCTTCCAGGGTTTTCTTCCTCTTCGCCAGTATCTCCGGGGTTTCCCCCCCAGATTGCCTGAAGTAATCAACCTCGTGTATAAGCTCCATTATCTTGAGGCTCTGGTCCTCGTTTGCCTCCTCGCAGGAGTTCCCCTGTCATTCTCACAATTACTACGTCATAGGCTTCGTAGAGAGGAGTCGGCGCAGGTTTGTATATCGAGGGGAGGAGAGCTGTATCTCTCCTGGAGACGTGATACTTATATCCCTAGGGAAGAGCCACTCCTGCCATCAGTTCGGAGAGGATCCCTTGGACTATCGGTCTCTAAACATAGGGGTGGAAGTAATGGCAAGGGCCATGTCGGAAACCTTGGGCGGGGATAGCTTTTCCATCTTTGGCCGAAACGTGGTTCCAGATGGGTTCTCGGTATTGTTGCTTCGAAGCCCTCATCAATGTATATTGGGCGGAGCTCCTGGAATGGAGAAGGAGGTGTTTTTGTGGCGCTTTTTAATTTTGAAGGCAAAAATATTTATTATTCTGAACTAGGATCTGGTGTCCCTTTGGTGTTGCTTCACGGCAATACAGCCTCCTCCAAAATGTTTTCCGGCATTGCTGAAAGATACGCTGAGGTTTTCAGGGTTATATCGATCGATTTTCTTGGTCATGGAAGATCGGATAGACTGGATAGGCTCCCTCCTGATCTGTGGTTTTATGAGGCCCAGCAGACGATTGCTTTTTTGAGGGAGGCTCAGCTTGGAAGGGTTAACCTTATCGGAAGCAGTGGAGGTGCTCTGGTCGCTATAAACGTCGCTCTAGAGGCTCCTGATCTGGTGAATAGGGTTATCGCCGATAGCTTTGAAGGAGAGGAGCCCTTAAGGTCCTTTATACAAAACATAGTGGAGGAAAGAGAGCTCTCCAAGAGAGACCCTGGTGCAAGGTCTTTCTACCTATCGATGCATGGTTCTGACTGGGAGCAGGTCGTGGACAACGATACAAGAGCCATAGTGGAACATGAGAAGGAAATCGGGTTGTTCTTCCACAAGGATTTGGGCTCTCTCAAGCCTGAGATCCTGATGACCGGTAGCAAAAAAGATGAGTTTGTGTGTGCTATCTCTCCAGACTACTTTGAACAGTCCTACGGTAAAATGATGTCAAAAATTGGTCATGGTGATATTTTCCTTTTTGAGTCAGGTGGGCACCCTGCTATGCTGAGCAATCAGGAGGATTTTTATCGGCTCAGTG from Dethiosulfovibrio russensis encodes:
- a CDS encoding ABC transporter ATP-binding protein; translated protein: MPAVELRGITKYFPGTVANDGVDLKVPAGKVVALLGENGAGKTTLMRILYGMYRPDGGEIAVDGQVVHIDSPQDAMALGIGMIHQHFSLVPVHTVAENVVLGLGSPMSGLDLGRISRELEELGGKYGLEVDPDALVRQLPVGMQQRVEIVKALYRKAKILIMDEPTAVLTPQETEHLFGFVREFTSMGNSVIFITHKLGEVMAIADSVTVMRDGKLVGTVSPSDSTEMDLARMMVGRDLELLSGDRDETTGGPRLEVFELAVKDDRGAAALDGLSLTVREGEIFGIAGVSGNGQQELAETICGLREAVSGKIVLDGLDVTGLPASRMIDLGVGYIPADRHRDGLVLDMTVEENLMLKGSSSFDLSRKGILRLDRISEMAGEMIRRFSVKTPSPVTKAKALSGGNQQKVVIAREIEVGSRLLVAVQPTRGLDLGAAEYVHSTLMEERAKGKAILLLSTELSEVLKLSDRIGVIYRGRLLDIFDRGRFDVDRIGLLMAGIEEVRHG
- a CDS encoding ABC transporter permease, with translation MITGLLAGALQMSTPLMMGALAEVYAERTGVMIIAIEGIFLLGAWGGFVAAYSTGSMMLGLLAAMAIGTATALVYGIFTVKLKQHQIVTGTAINIFAAGLGIFLYRVFFGVPLLPLTVDPLERIAVPGLSSIPVIGEALFHQNALTYLAWALIPVGYWILYKTQLGLILRSTGENPEAVDAAGIKVETVRLGAVLAAGALDGLAGAFYSLGFLGMYTNDIIGGRGWIAFAICFLGNWNPMGVLVGALVFGLADAMAIQLQTSGVTLIPNEFLIAMPYILTIVATVARKRFNVPATLGVPYEKERR
- a CDS encoding BMP family protein, with translation MRFTEKCAVFFMAVCIALAAVAPAMAEAKAPKDHKIVLILPGPINDQSWNATNYAGLVACNEELGTAMEYVENVQASDYESTFRNYAERGYDLIMAAGTQFDEAANRVAAKYPDSVFCVVNGLVSQGPNVRPVLPKEYEASYLAGIIAGFTTETGKVGMVGGFPNKLMVRLMNTYEYGVRIGSPEAKANRAYSNSWSDVALGKQMATSMIDKGADVLFFYANQVGLGAIQAAKEKGVKFVGFASNQNDIAKGTVVASVYFDFADMYKWTLGKFMDGTLAPEVNQAGIAEGIVKVAYSDQVPDEVRAQVEKAEKAITSGNLLYFASEFPESLK
- a CDS encoding dihydroorotase encodes the protein MYDLVVRNGRMVIPEGLSYCDLAVDEGVIVAVGSKLKGRKELNADGLLVLPGVVDAHVHMALPVRGDRSSDDFLSGSMAAAAGGVTSMVDFTVGSPRTDLVQDIDARLETAEPSVIDYGFHCEMVGWTPGRENEIPSAVEKGVTSFKFFTAYGDSGRRSDSGALYRCFSKIAETGAVAVVHAEDDDLIRSLTAELSDDEKSSMTALARTRPDICEGAAIDQAAFYGEVTGASVHVVHVSSALGASRIEAARMRGLDITAETCPQYLYLTDQVYRREDGHLYSASPALRGEDDGEYLWGCLGYGALDFVATDHCPFTSEQKAWKGSFSDLPYGLPGVETSLPLIYSGGVATGRIPLETLPVIMSQAPAERYGLKNKGRLAPGYDGDLVLFDPEARWTARAEDLHMKVDFSPYEGMEIQGRVITTVARGEIIYSEGRHLCEPGRGKYLFRNTRD
- a CDS encoding ABC transporter permease, which produces MADMKSTERKGAGAVLWPLFSVFMGLAASGLMMTLLGADPIEVYRRIFAMAFRDGYNVADIFAKATPLILTGLAFGFAFRANLFNIGAQGQFYLGCVASVWCALRLGHLSPWLVLPLCVLLAAAAGGAWASLVGFAKARFNSSEFLISMMSTYVALALMNFLLRGPLREAKGEYPQTDVISEGSWIPQLIPHTRLHWGFVLALAAAALAWFLLWRTSLGYRIRAVGMNRDAARYAGMDSGKIFVIVFAVSGAFAGLAGFTEVNGIQHMLVQGFSPMVGAEGIGIAILGNAHPLGIVLAAILFGALQVGGNLAVQTSGVPASIVGIMEGFVMLFVILSYALQIRLASARSKKKAREEGDRR